From the genome of Oxyura jamaicensis isolate SHBP4307 breed ruddy duck chromosome 2, BPBGC_Ojam_1.0, whole genome shotgun sequence, one region includes:
- the LOC118163226 gene encoding tigger transposable element-derived protein 3-like gives MKEGRERLVALGEWLGTKARSEEGESEPGTVQEQGCSHGGVPEPSPSVGDGGFIPLPAFAESPGAQPGRPLHECAECGFGTEQKPDLVRHPLARTAGCSYVCGACGRGFARRGGPAARLAGGPPGASGCPGAEVGAPRKERKELSLTEKVRVLEMLDGPKVSQSELAKRFGVSQPQICRIIKNKERILSEWHQNSNPERKRKREGKDVAVEAALLRWVESARAAELPVSGPLLQVKAKNLAEALGKPGFEPSGNWLARFKLRHNIALEKPPRERGDAEQPAAERWASAVLPDLLRSYAPSEVYSCGETGVLLQTTAPLAEDEPAGPSGRLTLLLCANADGSEKAALRVVGQSPRPRCLRGVNLQHMPWSYRASSLARLTAPLFAEWLQDFNEEMRRKGKSVLLLLDKREAHPYLELSNVRMVFVPPAAALAQPLDRGIARDLKGHYRRRLLTRLPAARGSEPPSLLDALHMLVQAWGDVRPGLIASCFRAAGFSPDASPDTLLAPVRFGQEQIERFVLMDEGLERLGEPADAEMAEVADWDGGTAEGEDAGALVAVQPCPSEPEVWDSLATLRRYLECRATSPDLFQAFYALEDAVHTLSTSAGRALHRDACAKQ, from the exons ATGAAGGAGGGCCGCGAGCGCCTCGTCGCCCTGG GGGAATGGCTGGGGACGAAGGCGAGGAGCGAGGAGGGGGAGTCGGAGCCCGGCACCGTGCAGGAGCAAGGCTGCAGCCACGGCGGCGTCCCTGAGCCGAGCCCCAGTGTGGGTGACGGGGGCTTCATCCCCCTGCCAGCGTTCGCCGAGAGCCCTGGCGCGCAGCCGGGGCGGCCGCTGCACGAGTGCGCCGAGTGCGGCTTCGGCACCGAGCAGAAGCCAGACCTGGTGCGGCACCCGCTGGCACGCACCGCTGGCTGCTCCTACGTCTGCGGTGCCTGCGGCCGGGGCTTCGCCCGGCGCGGTGGCCCCGCGGCACGGCTGGCTGGAGGCCCCCCCGGTGCCAGCGGGTGCCCCGGGGCGGAGGTGGGGGCACCCCGCAAAGAGCGCAAGGAGCTGTCGCTGACGGAGAAGGTGCGCGTGCTGGAGATGCTGGACGGCCCCAAGGTGTCCCAGAGCGAGCTGGCCAAGCGCTTCGGGGTGTCGCAGCCCCAGATCTGCCGCATCATCAAGAACAAGGAGCGGATCCTGAGCGAGTGGCACCAGAACAGCAACCCCGAGCGCAAGCGCAAGCGGGAGGGCAAGGACGTGGCCGTGGAGGCCGCGCTGCTGCGCTGGGTGGAGAGCGCCCGCGCGGCTGAGCTCCCCGTCAGCGGCCCGCTGCTGCAGGTCAAGGCCAAAAACCTGGCCGAGGCGCTGGGCAAGCCCGGCTTCGAGCCCAGCGGCAACTGGCTGGCCCGCTTCAAGCTGCGCCACAACATCGCCCTCGAGAAGCCGCCGCGGGAGAGGGGGGACGCGGAGCAGCCTGCGGCCGAGCGCTGGGCCAGCGCGGTGCTGCCCGACCTGCTGCGCAGCTACGCGCCCTCCGAGGTGTACAGCTGCGGGGAGACGGGGGTCCTCCTGCAGACCACCGCCCCGCTGGCCGAGGATGAGCCGGCTGGCCCCAGCGGGCGGCTGACGCTGCTGCTCTGCGCCAACGCCGACGGCTCGGAGAAGGCGGCGCTGCGGGTGGTGGGgcagagcccccggccccgctgcctgcGCGGCGTTAACCTGCAGCACATGCCCTGGAGCTACCGCGCCAGCAGCCTGGCCCGCCTGACCGCCCCCCTCTTCGCCGAGTGGCTGCAGGACTTCAACGAGGAGATGCGGCGCAAGGGGAAGAGCGTCCTGCTGCTCCTCGACAAGCGCGAGGCGCACCCCTACCTCGAGCTCTCCAACGTCAGGATGGTCTTTGtgccgcccgccgccgcgcTGGCACAGCCCCTGGACCGCGGCATCGCCAGGGACCTGAAGGGCCACTACCGGCGCCGGCTGCTGACGCGGCTCCCGGCGGCGCGCGGTTCGGAGCCGCCGAGCCTCTTGGATGCTCTGCACATGCTGGTGCAAGCCTGGGGCGACGTGCGCCCGGGGCTCATCGCCAGCTGCTTCCGTGCCGCCGGCTTCAGCCCCGACGCCAGCCCCGACACGCTGCTGGCACCCGTCCGGTTCGGCCAGGAGCAGATCGAGCGCTTCGTGCTGATGGACGAGGGGCTGGAGCGCCTCGGGGAGCCGGCAGATGCCGAAATGGCCGAGGTGGCGGACTGGGACGGGGGGACGGCGGAGGGCGAGGATGCGGGGGCACTGGTGGCGGTGCAGCCCTGCCCCTCGGAACCCGAGGTGTGGGACAGCCTGGCCACGCTGCGGCGGTACCTGGAGTGCCGGGCCACCTCCCCGGACCTCTTCCAGGCCTTCTATGCGCTGGAGGACGCTGTGCACACCTTGTCCACCAGCGCTGGGCGAGCCCTGCACCGGGACGCCTGTGCCAAGCAGTGA
- the LOC118163230 gene encoding zinc finger protein 567-like: protein METNATRNGFGEDARYNQAFGQHLDLFSAQENHVGKRPCAYSKCERDSSQQEPLPAPQGDREEMFPGPVCEKRLSERMFQQQPGAPGEKRAGQRASPASREKAAGGTRLREHSGLCAEDPPSVGRGEKLPAENPVPSPCGGDPRDVSEAPKGSLASQQQSQGRGKSYICNDCGKSFVCHSWLVRHQMTHTGERPYKCSECDKSYRRKDYLLNHLRRHSGEGLFQCHLCRKRFVLRRSLIKHQESHVQETQLTVGTWPCAEIRESVVHSR from the coding sequence ATGGAAACAAACGCCACCAGGAACGGCTTTGGGGAGGACGCTCGGTACAACCAAGCATTTGGTCAACACTTGGATCTCTTCAGCGCTCAGGAAAACCATGTTGGAAAGAGACCGTGTGCGTACAGCAAATGCGAGAGAGACTCCAGCCAGCAGGAACCTCTTCCAGCTCCCCAGGGAGACCGAGAAGAGATGTTTCCAGGCCCCGTGTGCGAGAAGAGGCTCAGCGAGAGGAtgttccagcagcagccaggtgctCCGGGGGAGAAACGCGCGGGGCAGAGGGCTTCTCCTGCCTCCCGTGAGAAGGCTGCGGGCGGAACCAGGCTCCGCGAGCACAGCGGCCTTTGTGCAGAGGACCCTCCGTCTGTGGGACGCGGGGAGAAGCTCCCCGCAGAAAACCCCGTACCCAGCCCCTGCGGGGGTGACCCGCGGGACGTGTCGGAGGCACCCAAGGGCAGCTTGGcgagccagcagcagagccagggcagggGGAAGTCCTACATCTGCAACGACTGTGGGAAAAGCTTCGTTTGCCATTCCTGGCTTGTTCGGCACCAGATGACTCACACGGGAGAGAGGCCCTACAAGTGCTCGGAGTGTGACAAAAGCTACCGGAGGAAAGATTATCTTCTAAACCACCTGCGCCGCCACTCGGGAGAGGGGCTGTTCCAGTGCCACCTCTGCAGGAAAAGATTTGTGCTCAGGAGGAGTTTAATCAAGCACCAGGAAAGTCACGTGCAAGAAACGCAACTGACCGTGGGCACTTGGCCCTGTGCGGAGATCCGGGAATCTGTTGTGCACTCCAGATAG